Proteins encoded by one window of Kiritimatiellales bacterium:
- a CDS encoding O-antigen ligase family protein yields the protein MDNTFHRQSGPDAVRLKRGLLALFLTAVVVFVSSSAIKSEKLVFMGAVIGIPLMIILFSHPVRSLYLALTASFTSLSVLRISSFSDASIFFAFAALSCFSLMLMHRGRYEKQPGDRMLFSFVAVILVLMAARGSGLKFLGSAVWGGSPYILVFAATFFYLFSRRLRVTRSGILWTVFLSVLLGGVNTLFQRRGFFVAMETMNEFSQVRLSWAMPLATSLLPLALVIHWKRIWLPALLALASLMAAAATGFRGRIVSTVFLCFVFFYFYAGNRKQYVVKALFTGLLLWGAILAAAPFLPLGMQRAVSFVPGVTVNLAQASVAQGSTEWRFEIWKYCLQQFPEYWLIGRGIAFNVWTTISELGALDVQLQNQWFMFLTHSYHSGPLTLLIDYGLPGLLVMLTVHIFFIVKCFRMGKNLSAASTVLERFTLYFIALVLTQIFAYWVLFGKTEYLAVIIFDMGVVHIAYQSVLEERDIARQEHIAGSGEGAAA from the coding sequence ATGGATAATACATTTCATAGACAAAGCGGACCGGATGCCGTCCGGTTAAAACGGGGACTGCTGGCGCTGTTTTTAACAGCAGTAGTTGTTTTTGTGAGTTCTTCCGCCATAAAGTCTGAAAAACTGGTGTTCATGGGAGCGGTCATCGGTATTCCGCTGATGATCATACTGTTTAGTCACCCTGTTCGAAGTCTGTATCTGGCTCTGACCGCCTCTTTTACTTCGTTGAGCGTCCTGCGCATCAGCTCCTTTTCAGATGCCTCCATTTTCTTCGCTTTTGCGGCGCTGAGCTGTTTTTCATTGATGCTGATGCATCGGGGCCGCTATGAAAAACAGCCGGGCGACAGGATGTTATTCTCATTTGTAGCCGTTATTTTAGTTCTTATGGCTGCCCGCGGCAGCGGTCTGAAATTTCTCGGCTCAGCAGTCTGGGGCGGTTCTCCGTATATTCTGGTATTTGCTGCCACCTTTTTTTATCTCTTTTCCCGCCGTCTCCGGGTTACTCGCAGCGGCATTCTATGGACGGTCTTTCTTTCGGTATTGCTCGGGGGCGTAAATACGCTTTTCCAGCGCAGAGGATTTTTTGTTGCGATGGAAACAATGAATGAGTTTAGTCAGGTGCGCCTGAGCTGGGCAATGCCTTTAGCGACCTCGCTGCTGCCTTTGGCGCTGGTGATTCACTGGAAGCGCATCTGGCTGCCGGCTCTTTTGGCTCTTGCGTCGCTCATGGCGGCTGCCGCTACCGGATTTCGGGGGAGAATTGTCAGTACGGTTTTTTTATGTTTTGTCTTTTTCTATTTTTATGCCGGAAACAGAAAACAATATGTTGTGAAGGCGCTGTTTACAGGGCTGCTGCTGTGGGGAGCGATTCTGGCTGCCGCCCCGTTTCTGCCGCTGGGGATGCAGCGCGCAGTCTCGTTTGTACCCGGCGTCACGGTCAATTTAGCCCAGGCATCCGTGGCTCAGGGTTCCACAGAGTGGCGCTTTGAAATCTGGAAATACTGTCTGCAGCAATTCCCGGAATACTGGCTGATCGGGCGGGGGATTGCTTTTAATGTCTGGACAACAATCAGTGAACTCGGCGCCCTTGATGTTCAGCTGCAGAACCAGTGGTTCATGTTTTTGACGCACTCCTATCATAGCGGCCCCCTGACGCTGCTGATCGACTACGGCCTTCCCGGCCTGCTGGTGATGCTGACTGTACACATTTTTTTCATTGTTAAGTGTTTTAGAATGGGGAAAAACCTCTCCGCTGCATCCACCGTTTTAGAGCGCTTTACGCTCTACTTTATTGCCCTGGTACTCACGCAGATTTTTGCTTACTGGGTTCTTTTTGGCAAAACGGAATACCTGGCAGTAATTATCTTCGACATGGGGGTGGTGCATATCGCCTATCAATCGGTTTTAGAGGAGAGAGACATCGCTCGGCAGGAGCACATAGCCGGCAGCGGAGAAGGTGCAGCCGCATGA
- a CDS encoding glycosyltransferase has product MKFWIVTPSYNQLEWLKCCVASVADQAAGSHAVEDCSLPVDQELPTTRQQDNLTANHAIRVHHHIQDACSTDGTVEFLKEYIARQPATGSYQLTCASEADGGMYDALNRGWKLAPDDVDVIAHLNCDEQYLPNALSTVAGCMKRHPQEDVVLADMVVVDDQGEYICHRRSLKPYRVFSKYCCAGMTATTFHRASVTKEKKVFFDTSWKNFGDKVWYNDLHRAGCTFAVCHALVSVFTDTGENINWTDAGLLEKKRYEDEFLHGRSIGTTLTARLLGLRRGIAELFLAPPENYSLYLNGDPAGRVIKTISHPTGFWHKRW; this is encoded by the coding sequence ATGAAGTTCTGGATTGTTACACCCAGTTATAACCAGCTGGAGTGGTTAAAGTGTTGTGTGGCTTCCGTTGCGGATCAGGCGGCGGGGAGTCATGCAGTTGAGGATTGTTCGCTGCCGGTTGATCAGGAGCTGCCGACAACTCGGCAACAAGACAACTTAACAGCGAATCATGCGATCCGCGTGCATCATCATATTCAGGATGCCTGTTCGACCGACGGCACCGTCGAGTTCTTAAAAGAATATATTGCCCGGCAACCTGCGACCGGCAGCTACCAGCTGACCTGCGCCAGCGAAGCTGACGGGGGCATGTATGATGCGCTCAACCGGGGCTGGAAGCTGGCTCCTGACGATGTCGATGTGATCGCCCATCTGAACTGTGATGAGCAGTATCTGCCGAATGCGCTCAGCACTGTTGCCGGGTGTATGAAAAGACATCCGCAGGAGGATGTGGTGCTGGCGGATATGGTGGTAGTGGATGATCAGGGGGAGTATATCTGCCACCGGCGCAGCTTGAAGCCCTATCGCGTGTTCTCGAAATATTGTTGTGCGGGAATGACGGCGACCACATTTCACCGGGCATCTGTCACAAAAGAAAAAAAAGTTTTTTTTGATACGAGCTGGAAAAACTTTGGCGACAAGGTTTGGTATAATGACCTGCACCGCGCCGGCTGTACATTTGCGGTTTGTCATGCGCTGGTATCAGTCTTTACGGATACCGGGGAGAATATAAACTGGACAGACGCGGGGCTCCTCGAAAAAAAACGCTATGAGGATGAGTTCCTGCATGGACGGTCGATCGGCACAACGCTGACGGCCCGTTTATTGGGGTTGAGGCGGGGTATCGCCGAGCTGTTTCTCGCGCCGCCGGAAAACTATTCCCTGTATCTTAACGGTGATCCGGCCGGACGGGTGATCAAAACAATCAGTCATCCAACCGGATTCTGGCATA